In Legionella cardiaca, a genomic segment contains:
- a CDS encoding DotI/IcmL family type IV secretion protein, which translates to MKKNLLCGALFNLICIHAQALQVPDTANTDTTSSAAVEQTETKEEMDPPSVALEALAAMQASSGQQDPHKMNCNYNIPVETAKIEQDFVLSWAKHAVTQSFSFNAPLLEEQLQKLQSCYTESGWRKFQTALLQSGNTEIIKKQNLIVSSQMDGQAQLIESTNDQWKITLPIKVLYQNDNEGVVHFLNIYLTVGRKITGNLGIAQMIVTPRKAPLSLKLKSLVDAAQNTYSIMAQKSIDTRDAARKIIEPFFISLLPQTTRYSLPDINIEQQANSPQKKPQPNATRLIAYSMRQTDEIPQKTSPIQHLTIPLGQMAEMEQLLTLNWLQQGSPELDLQALAASILNLQSWVTEQETVAVKAATEKFANRAATNLSNWRDSQQAEAKQWNLSLPLKIAYQSNKNQITQLVNINFSIGWKTSDVELPIMAKASAVEKTSPTIATASNNVNSNQIKREESLQTMQPKTPEIQIAATSPQALQNTQTTLTSSPEPQQTDINCDYRIPIETKVDQMLVLNWAKQAAIQSFNFDSESVDTQLQKLQSCYTEHGWFEFKAALDKSGNIEAIKTQKLTMTSQLDGQPQLLKATDNQWQISLPLKVIYQNDREKVTQLIKIHLTIGRKATGDLGIMQIIATMGVASILPKLPYNLGSTTFI; encoded by the coding sequence ATGAAAAAAAATCTTCTTTGCGGTGCATTGTTTAATTTAATCTGCATCCATGCACAGGCTTTACAAGTTCCAGATACTGCTAACACGGACACTACATCATCTGCTGCTGTAGAGCAAACAGAAACCAAGGAAGAAATGGATCCCCCGTCTGTTGCTCTCGAAGCTTTAGCCGCTATGCAAGCCTCTTCAGGACAACAAGATCCCCATAAAATGAATTGTAACTATAATATTCCTGTTGAAACCGCAAAAATTGAGCAAGATTTTGTCTTAAGCTGGGCAAAACACGCTGTCACACAATCATTTTCTTTTAATGCCCCGCTTCTTGAAGAGCAATTACAAAAATTACAATCCTGTTACACTGAAAGTGGCTGGCGCAAGTTTCAAACTGCGTTGCTTCAGTCTGGTAATACGGAAATCATAAAAAAGCAAAATCTGATTGTGAGTAGTCAGATGGATGGTCAGGCGCAACTTATCGAATCTACCAATGATCAATGGAAAATTACTTTGCCTATTAAAGTTCTTTATCAAAATGACAACGAAGGTGTTGTGCATTTTCTCAATATTTATTTAACAGTAGGTCGTAAAATTACAGGGAATCTAGGTATCGCGCAAATGATTGTCACACCACGCAAAGCCCCTTTATCTCTGAAACTTAAATCATTGGTAGATGCAGCGCAAAACACTTATTCAATTATGGCGCAAAAAAGTATTGATACTCGAGATGCTGCCCGCAAAATCATTGAGCCATTCTTTATATCATTGCTTCCTCAAACTACTCGCTACTCTCTCCCCGATATTAATATTGAGCAACAAGCAAATTCGCCGCAAAAAAAACCACAGCCTAATGCAACAAGACTCATTGCTTACTCCATGCGGCAAACCGACGAAATTCCACAAAAAACCTCACCCATCCAACATCTCACGATTCCTCTAGGGCAAATGGCTGAAATGGAACAGCTACTCACTTTAAACTGGTTACAACAAGGTAGCCCAGAATTGGATTTGCAGGCTTTAGCTGCCTCAATATTAAATTTGCAATCCTGGGTTACAGAGCAAGAAACTGTGGCAGTTAAGGCTGCAACAGAAAAGTTTGCCAATAGGGCAGCAACTAATCTAAGTAATTGGCGAGATTCACAACAAGCAGAGGCTAAGCAATGGAACCTCTCTCTACCTCTAAAAATTGCATACCAAAGTAATAAAAATCAAATCACACAATTAGTTAATATTAATTTTTCTATAGGATGGAAAACCAGTGATGTTGAACTACCAATTATGGCTAAAGCAAGTGCCGTTGAAAAAACGTCTCCAACAATAGCAACAGCTTCAAACAACGTAAATTCAAATCAAATTAAGCGAGAAGAATCGCTACAAACCATGCAACCGAAAACGCCTGAAATACAAATAGCTGCCACATCGCCTCAAGCGCTACAAAACACACAAACTACACTCACCTCTTCTCCTGAACCTCAACAAACAGACATTAATTGTGACTATAGAATTCCTATTGAAACAAAGGTTGATCAAATGCTTGTTTTAAATTGGGCAAAGCAGGCTGCAATTCAATCTTTTAATTTTGATTCTGAATCAGTCGATACACAGTTGCAGAAATTGCAATCATGTTATACAGAACATGGTTGGTTTGAATTTAAAGCCGCTCTAGACAAATCAGGTAATATTGAAGCCATCAAGACCCAAAAGCTAACAATGACTAGCCAGTTAGATGGACAACCACAATTACTGAAAGCCACAGACAACCAATGGCAAATTAGTTTACCCTTAAAAGTTATCTATCAAAATGACAGAGAAAAAGTAACGCAATTAATTAAAATTCATTTAACTATAGGCCGAAAAGCCACAGGGGATTTAGGAATTATGCAAATAATCGCAACAATGGGCGTTGCGTCTATACTTCCTAAACTACCTTATAATCTGGGATCAACTACTTTTATTTAA